The window atgagcatcaggtaagataaacaagcaaatgattcttatttcatgggttgggagtgaggaaatatccataataacattggtttcttttccttcacagtgacgtgggaaatgtctttcccgaaagcatattattcagaattggatttatagggacgtccattggcactttggtactaacctttcttatttataagtatatggttatgcatactgaagagttcaggggtcatcaggtcctgatccagaggatcctgctggccattgtgtgggcctcctgtttttccacagctgttatgcatgtattgtcccccgaagaatatcccaggatacactttgtcagcacgataatttccattacatgtgaagccttatactaccttgggcagtccatccagatgtataaattaccaggagcaaaaaaagtcatccaccatagtagatgcacctgctgtggcctgacttttgtctgtgtagttttctattttggatatgaaacattaaaggaattattccataatgatgaagactgggacgagatcc is drawn from Hyla sarda isolate aHylSar1 unplaced genomic scaffold, aHylSar1.hap1 scaffold_2870, whole genome shotgun sequence and contains these coding sequences:
- the LOC130326756 gene encoding uncharacterized protein LOC130326756; translated protein: MELKGLGFVPLLLAFWCAAWLATSYIMTVVLGHAASPLMSISDVGNVFPESILFRIGFIGTSIGTLVLTFLIYKYMVMHTEEFRGHQVLIQRILLAIVWASCFSTAVMHVLSPEEYPRIHFVSTIISITCEALYYLGQSIQMYKLPGAKKVIHHSRCTCCGLTFVCVVFYFGYETLKELFHNDEDWDEIREIPIIIIEWVMLLLILINIVTYYSTMQRLLLTVSRNSCTLSLRVKIDDFGV